One genomic region from Marmota flaviventris isolate mMarFla1 chromosome 6, mMarFla1.hap1, whole genome shotgun sequence encodes:
- the Psors1c2 gene encoding psoriasis susceptibility 1 candidate gene 2 protein: MMINWKLLGILVLCLFTGGISGSKDQPSTPPTEGREEESSPPLPRGPPIPGDPWPGAPPLFEDPTPPSPTRPWRDLPETSVWPPEPPSTDPPQPPRPDDPWPAGPQPPENPWPPAPEVDHGPRDEPDLDPPREEYR; the protein is encoded by the exons ATGATGATCAACTGGAAGCTACTGGGGATCCTGGTCCTTTGCCTGTTTACTGGAG GAATCTCAGGCAGCAAGGACCAACCTTCTACCCCACCCacagagggcagagaggaggagagCTCCCCACCATTGCCTCGGGGCCCTCCGATACCTGGTGACCCCTGGCCAGGGGCACCCCCTCTCTTTGAGGACCCTACACCTCCAAGCCCTACCCGTCCCTGGAGAGACCTGCCTGAAACTAGTGTCTGGCCCCCTGAGCCACCCAGCACTGATCCTCCTCAACCTCCCCGGCCTGATGACCCCTGGCCAGCaggaccccagcccccagaaaacCCATGGCCACCTGCCCCTGAGGTAGACCATGGCCCTCGGGATGAGCCAGACCTTGACCCTCCCCGGGAAGAGTACAGATAA